A genomic stretch from Candidatus Methanomassiliicoccus intestinalis Issoire-Mx1 includes:
- a CDS encoding cyclophilin-like fold protein, giving the protein MGNRISFLIGNIEFEAELNDSDTANAVWLAAPFTSYTNIWGGEIYFEIPVKTRLENGRRIMTPGEIAYWPEGQALCIFFGPTPVGKGDKPVAISDVTPIGKVDGPIEILESVGDRTKVTVRIA; this is encoded by the coding sequence ATGGGAAACAGAATATCTTTCCTGATCGGCAACATTGAGTTTGAGGCTGAGCTCAACGATTCAGACACTGCTAATGCAGTATGGCTTGCTGCTCCTTTCACCTCATACACTAACATATGGGGTGGAGAGATATATTTTGAGATACCAGTTAAGACTCGGCTTGAAAACGGCAGGAGGATTATGACCCCTGGTGAGATTGCTTATTGGCCCGAGGGACAGGCATTATGCATATTTTTTGGTCCAACTCCTGTGGGAAAGGGAGATAAGCCAGTTGCAATTTCAGATGTAACTCCGATCGGGAAAGTAGACGGCCCTATAGAAATTCTTGAGAGTGTTGGTGATCGTACTAAAGTTACGGTGAGGATTGCTTAA
- a CDS encoding CDC48 family AAA ATPase has translation MKNDDKVLKVAEARSKDAGRGIARIDSAVMDILGITAGDVIQIEGKKRTAAIAWPGLPEDTNKGIVRIDGTLRRNADTGIDDRISIRKISAKEATKITVAPTKALRIVGGEEYLRQILNGRVIVKGDIVEVNTLEGRIDLVVTNCSPVADALIVKSSTEFTISEKPASETPSVPRISYEDIGGLGDEVKKVREMIELPLRHPELFERLGIEAPKGVLLHGPPGTGKTLLAKAVASETNANFMTIGGPEIMSKYHGESEEHLREIFKQAQENAPTIIFIDEIDSIAPKREEVTGETERRVVAQMLSLMDGLESRGKVVVIGATNRPNALDPALRRPGRFDREIEIGVPDKAGRLEILQIHTRGMPLEDGIDLDKFANLTHGYVGADLSALCKEAAMRSLRRILPELNLEDDIIPIEILNKITVSEDDFMGALMEMQPSSMREVLVERPNVHWVDIGGLEDAKRQLREAVEWPLKYGKVFRKMNAAPPKGILMYGPPGTGKTMLAKAVATESEANFISIKGPEFLSKWVGESEKAVRETFRKARQASPCVIFMDEIDSIATSRGSGDDSHVTERVISQLLTELDGLEGLQDVVVIAATNRPDMIDPALLRPGRFDRMVEIGLPDLESRKSILAIQTANTPLADDVDLTAVADKTEGYTGADLSAVVNEAIMDAVRELVKSDDISDERLNEAKVSMSSFLSAIEKLNPANRKAENYL, from the coding sequence ATGAAAAATGATGATAAAGTGTTGAAGGTGGCTGAAGCACGCTCCAAGGATGCCGGCCGCGGAATAGCACGTATTGACTCTGCAGTAATGGATATTTTAGGTATAACCGCAGGAGACGTAATTCAAATCGAGGGAAAGAAAAGAACTGCAGCTATAGCTTGGCCAGGACTACCCGAAGATACTAACAAAGGAATCGTAAGGATCGATGGAACATTAAGGAGAAATGCCGACACTGGTATTGACGATCGCATTTCCATTCGCAAAATCTCAGCCAAAGAAGCTACAAAAATTACTGTAGCGCCTACCAAAGCTCTAAGAATCGTAGGCGGAGAAGAATACCTCCGTCAGATACTGAACGGGAGAGTAATCGTCAAAGGGGATATTGTTGAAGTCAACACTCTAGAAGGACGCATTGATCTGGTCGTGACCAACTGCAGCCCGGTAGCAGATGCCTTAATTGTCAAATCCTCCACCGAATTTACGATAAGTGAAAAGCCAGCGAGCGAGACACCGTCAGTCCCAAGGATTTCCTACGAAGATATTGGAGGTTTAGGCGACGAAGTCAAAAAAGTAAGGGAAATGATCGAACTGCCGCTTAGGCATCCAGAGTTATTTGAAAGGCTTGGAATTGAAGCTCCTAAAGGAGTCCTTCTGCATGGTCCTCCTGGAACAGGCAAAACGCTGCTGGCTAAAGCAGTAGCATCAGAGACCAATGCCAATTTCATGACAATCGGCGGACCTGAGATCATGTCAAAATATCATGGGGAAAGCGAAGAGCATCTTCGTGAAATTTTCAAGCAGGCTCAGGAAAATGCGCCGACCATTATATTCATAGATGAAATTGATTCCATAGCGCCAAAGCGTGAAGAAGTTACAGGGGAAACAGAAAGAAGGGTAGTAGCCCAGATGCTGTCTTTGATGGATGGTCTGGAATCCCGCGGTAAGGTGGTAGTCATCGGAGCTACCAACAGACCAAACGCACTCGATCCCGCTCTTAGGCGTCCAGGCAGATTTGACCGTGAGATCGAAATCGGAGTTCCAGATAAAGCAGGCCGCCTAGAGATTCTGCAGATTCATACGAGAGGTATGCCTTTAGAAGATGGAATCGATCTTGATAAGTTTGCAAATCTTACTCATGGATACGTGGGAGCTGATCTCTCTGCATTGTGTAAAGAGGCAGCAATGAGATCTCTTCGCAGAATCCTTCCAGAGCTTAATCTCGAAGACGATATCATTCCGATTGAGATCCTAAATAAAATCACAGTCTCTGAAGATGACTTCATGGGCGCGCTTATGGAAATGCAGCCATCTTCCATGAGGGAAGTGCTCGTTGAGCGTCCGAATGTCCACTGGGTAGATATCGGCGGGTTAGAGGATGCTAAACGCCAGTTGAGAGAAGCTGTGGAATGGCCACTTAAGTATGGAAAAGTCTTCAGAAAAATGAATGCAGCCCCACCTAAAGGGATCTTGATGTACGGCCCTCCAGGTACAGGTAAGACCATGCTTGCAAAAGCAGTTGCTACAGAGTCTGAAGCAAACTTCATCTCCATAAAAGGTCCGGAGTTTCTTAGCAAGTGGGTGGGTGAATCCGAAAAGGCCGTGAGAGAAACTTTCCGTAAAGCCAGGCAGGCGTCTCCATGTGTAATATTCATGGATGAAATCGACTCCATCGCTACATCTCGTGGGAGCGGTGACGATTCACACGTTACTGAACGTGTGATCTCACAGCTGCTCACAGAGCTGGATGGTCTTGAAGGACTTCAGGATGTCGTAGTAATTGCCGCAACCAACCGTCCAGACATGATCGATCCAGCTTTACTGCGTCCAGGCAGATTTGACCGCATGGTGGAAATAGGCCTACCTGATTTAGAGAGCCGTAAGAGCATCTTAGCCATACAGACCGCAAATACACCATTGGCAGATGATGTCGACCTCACAGCAGTTGCGGATAAAACAGAGGGATACACAGGAGCCGATTTGTCTGCTGTTGTTAATGAGGCGATTATGGATGCCGTAAGAGAGCTTGTCAAGAGTGATGACATATCAGATGAGCGCCTGAACGAGGCTAAAGTTTCAATGTCTTCATTCCTCTCTGCTATAGAAAAATTAAACCCTGCAAACAGAAAAGCTGAAAACTATCTGTGA
- a CDS encoding M24 family metallopeptidase codes for MKERVNKIFSKMEEECDAIVLMNGQEPMLDASFYYACGIDSGLFEECVAILQPDGRSTLVTSQLEESAAKNSSAEIITYSTQKERDDAIKNVLKKSNKIGINNRGITYSSTQYLRKIIDNIEFINAGNALLKARMIKDSDEIEKIRSACKIASSVADSIPEVLSCGKTEYELAAEIGYRMQKIGASSTSFDTIAAFGKSAAEPHHSPGKYKLQKEDMGLFDFGCRVSRYCSDITRTFAPVECSDLFKKVYETVLKAQYLAIEKIQPGICSADVDKVARDHIDSISEFKGKMIHSLGHGLGLDVHDGGSFSPKSQIILEENMVMTVEPGIYIPGWGGVRIEDDILVTKNGCEVLTHAKKELDDVKIA; via the coding sequence ATGAAAGAAAGGGTGAATAAGATATTCTCCAAAATGGAGGAAGAATGCGATGCCATTGTTCTAATGAATGGCCAAGAACCAATGCTCGATGCTTCATTTTACTATGCCTGCGGAATAGACTCTGGCCTCTTTGAAGAATGTGTTGCCATACTGCAGCCGGATGGCCGATCTACATTAGTAACATCCCAGCTTGAAGAGAGTGCAGCTAAGAATTCATCTGCAGAGATAATCACATATTCCACTCAAAAAGAAAGAGACGATGCTATTAAGAATGTACTTAAAAAATCAAATAAGATAGGTATAAACAACCGCGGAATCACCTATTCTTCTACGCAGTATCTGAGGAAAATAATAGACAATATTGAATTTATCAATGCTGGAAATGCATTATTAAAAGCCAGGATGATTAAAGATTCGGATGAAATTGAAAAGATACGTTCCGCATGCAAAATAGCATCATCTGTAGCTGACAGTATTCCAGAAGTCTTATCATGCGGTAAAACAGAGTATGAACTGGCTGCAGAGATCGGATATAGAATGCAGAAGATAGGAGCATCTTCTACTTCATTCGATACAATAGCTGCATTTGGAAAAAGTGCTGCTGAACCTCACCATAGTCCAGGGAAATACAAGCTGCAGAAGGAAGACATGGGACTGTTTGATTTCGGATGCAGAGTATCTAGATACTGTTCGGACATCACGAGGACATTTGCACCAGTTGAATGTTCAGACCTTTTCAAAAAAGTATACGAAACTGTACTTAAAGCTCAATATCTAGCTATCGAAAAGATACAGCCAGGAATTTGTTCTGCGGATGTCGATAAAGTAGCAAGAGATCACATTGATTCGATCTCAGAATTCAAAGGAAAAATGATACACTCGTTAGGACATGGACTAGGCCTTGACGTTCATGATGGGGGCTCATTCTCTCCAAAATCGCAGATTATACTTGAAGAAAACATGGTGATGACGGTAGAACCAGGAATATACATACCCGGATGGGGCGGGGTTCGAATTGAAGATGATATACTGGTAACAAAAAATGGATGTGAAGTACTTACACATGCAAAGAAAGAACTCGATGATGTGAAGATAGCTTAA
- a CDS encoding TetR/AcrR family transcriptional regulator produces the protein MSNGDLKKAIVDAALELFAERGLSNVDMNDISKRSGVSIDNILQYYEIPGDILHESFKKGQRKMEEIFRDPVMGNMDNYLEVMFDGLEAAISPWGPELYFNTLYLSTKDKVLKDAFLRSSRSMGFAVKSFLAQMVAMSIVDEIENVEIVNSNLVSSFIENLAKSLEGVSMNDIKSNWVKNASKMLVQSSSTHVE, from the coding sequence ATGTCCAATGGGGATTTAAAAAAAGCTATTGTCGATGCAGCATTGGAGTTATTTGCCGAGAGGGGCTTATCAAATGTTGACATGAATGATATATCCAAACGTTCTGGAGTTTCGATTGATAATATCTTGCAATATTATGAGATTCCTGGTGACATTTTGCATGAATCATTTAAGAAAGGCCAGAGAAAAATGGAAGAGATCTTTAGAGATCCAGTTATGGGAAACATGGATAATTATCTAGAAGTAATGTTTGACGGTCTCGAAGCTGCCATAAGTCCATGGGGTCCAGAACTTTATTTCAATACTCTTTATCTATCCACTAAAGACAAAGTTTTAAAAGATGCTTTTCTAAGATCATCGAGAAGTATGGGATTTGCTGTAAAATCATTCTTGGCTCAGATGGTTGCCATGTCAATCGTTGACGAGATTGAAAATGTGGAAATAGTCAACAGCAATCTGGTAAGTTCATTTATTGAAAATCTTGCAAAGTCTTTAGAAGGTGTGAGCATGAATGATATAAAATCTAATTGGGTGAAGAATGCTTCCAAGATGCTCGTCCAATCATCATCCACTCATGTTGAATGA
- a CDS encoding fasciclin domain-containing protein, protein MERKILKTLENKGGFQSLADAVDLSGLEEELNGSGPFTLFAPTDEAFANLPAGLMDTLMMDKARMAEVIKHHVIADQISSSDAISAKNAMALDGEVLDLETCNGFKVGNASVTEADIECRNGLVHVIDAVLMPKDVKGDLIDTDVPQGGDVKMVPKGGMMDKAMSTSSQKMQGMKDKMKDMGDKTMSAGSSKMNDMKDKMQNAVSNTSSATSSKMDNMKDKVHESMGDEKSSASDTKDNVRGSMDQKNMSSESPKMGEMKEEIRKKTDDKN, encoded by the coding sequence ATGGAAAGAAAGATTTTGAAAACACTTGAAAACAAGGGAGGATTTCAGAGTCTCGCCGATGCTGTAGATTTAAGTGGACTGGAAGAAGAGCTCAATGGCAGCGGACCATTTACGTTATTTGCTCCGACAGATGAAGCATTCGCAAATCTGCCAGCGGGATTGATGGATACTCTGATGATGGACAAGGCCAGGATGGCCGAAGTGATAAAACATCATGTCATTGCAGATCAGATATCTTCCTCGGATGCAATATCTGCCAAAAATGCGATGGCTCTTGATGGGGAAGTTCTTGACTTAGAAACATGCAATGGATTCAAAGTAGGAAACGCTTCAGTTACTGAAGCAGACATTGAATGCCGCAATGGGCTCGTACATGTGATAGATGCTGTGCTGATGCCAAAGGATGTCAAAGGAGATTTGATAGATACGGATGTTCCACAGGGCGGAGATGTGAAGATGGTTCCAAAAGGAGGAATGATGGATAAAGCCATGTCTACCAGCTCTCAGAAAATGCAGGGCATGAAGGATAAAATGAAGGACATGGGAGATAAAACAATGTCTGCTGGATCCTCCAAGATGAACGATATGAAAGATAAAATGCAGAACGCAGTAAGCAATACATCTTCGGCAACATCTTCAAAGATGGATAACATGAAAGATAAGGTTCACGAGAGCATGGGAGATGAAAAATCATCAGCTTCTGATACGAAAGACAATGTCCGTGGCAGCATGGATCAGAAAAATATGTCGTCTGAGTCGCCAAAAATGGGAGAAATGAAAGAGGAGATCCGGAAAAAAACAGATGATAAAAACTAA
- a CDS encoding Hsp20/alpha crystallin family protein produces MNNENQKCCKPQNNAIEDIGKAMDSIKLTVGGMVQSAGNMIAPHFPAVDIIDNFDGYIINIDLPGISKENVSLECSDHALVIKATRIDEEETKSAGYIKRERGVSTAYRRIELPEDADRDNLEAELVNGVLRIDIPKKEMSVRKIDLK; encoded by the coding sequence ATGAACAACGAAAATCAAAAATGTTGTAAACCTCAGAATAATGCTATCGAAGATATTGGAAAAGCAATGGATAGCATTAAACTCACGGTAGGCGGGATGGTTCAGTCAGCGGGCAATATGATAGCTCCTCACTTTCCAGCTGTGGATATCATAGATAATTTTGACGGGTACATTATAAATATAGATTTACCTGGAATATCTAAAGAAAACGTATCTCTGGAATGTTCAGATCATGCACTTGTAATCAAAGCAACCAGAATCGATGAGGAAGAGACTAAAAGTGCTGGTTACATAAAAAGGGAACGTGGTGTTTCAACAGCATATCGGAGAATAGAACTGCCAGAAGATGCAGATCGAGACAACCTTGAGGCTGAATTGGTAAATGGAGTTCTGCGCATTGATATACCTAAAAAGGAAATGAGTGTCAGAAAAATTGATTTAAAATAA
- a CDS encoding winged helix-turn-helix domain-containing protein, whose amino-acid sequence MTDEILNEIRELRDEMTALSDKLASLRYSDFKNLCTEYMRPVIADEGRRVFENDRRDAESSSVCELRSSCTTTLKTIVDRSAKEFENGNFEEASRILSDAKDLVCCNSESCQDKECSRKTVEMLHKIDSVQNTYFRIMNMMGTSAGLPVQTAIFTEEEVETYLAPLSNAKRIGIMRSLTGGPKNLSGLCREFDMPTGHITFHLNALRDSGYVIKDTKTKLYSLTTKGSVALNELNFLVQKLKGVIG is encoded by the coding sequence ATGACCGATGAGATACTCAATGAGATCCGGGAACTGCGGGATGAAATGACTGCTCTCAGCGATAAATTAGCGAGTCTTCGTTATTCCGATTTTAAAAATCTATGTACCGAATACATGAGGCCAGTTATTGCAGACGAAGGAAGGAGAGTTTTCGAAAACGATCGCAGGGATGCTGAAAGCTCTTCCGTATGTGAACTGCGCAGTAGTTGTACAACTACTCTGAAAACTATAGTTGACCGCTCTGCAAAGGAATTTGAAAATGGTAATTTCGAAGAAGCTTCACGCATTCTTTCTGATGCAAAGGATCTCGTCTGCTGCAATTCAGAGTCATGTCAAGACAAAGAATGTTCTCGCAAAACTGTTGAAATGCTGCATAAAATCGACTCTGTTCAGAATACTTATTTTCGAATAATGAATATGATGGGTACAAGCGCCGGTCTGCCGGTTCAAACAGCAATATTTACAGAAGAAGAAGTTGAAACTTATCTGGCCCCTTTATCCAATGCCAAACGAATCGGGATTATGAGAAGTCTTACAGGCGGTCCCAAAAATCTATCCGGACTCTGCAGAGAATTCGATATGCCAACAGGCCACATAACGTTCCATCTCAATGCCCTCAGAGATTCTGGATACGTTATTAAAGACACAAAAACAAAATTATACTCATTAACTACAAAAGGATCAGTGGCCTTGAATGAACTAAACTTCCTGGTTCAGAAATTGAAGGGTGTTATAGGTTAA